Proteins from one Fervidobacterium gondwanense DSM 13020 genomic window:
- a CDS encoding beta-glucosidase, with protein MDMLDIEKVISQMTLEEKIHFVVGVGVLGIEDNPKARVSGAAGETFEIPRLGIPRTVYADGPAGLRIDPERESDERKYHATAFPVETMLASTWNKNILKKVGEAMGEEVREYGVDVLLAPAINIHRNPLCGRNFEYYSEDPLLTGELAASFVEGVQSQGVGACLKHFVVNEQETNRMTVDTIVSERALREIYLKPFEIAIKKSKPWTVMSSYNKLNGYYTSQNSWLLTKVLRYEWQFDGFVMTDWFAGDDGAKQMAAGNDLIMPGKSHQVLKHRRNEIDDIRKAIENGELTEEVLNERIRNILRVLVKMPSFKGYNYSNNPDLEKNAKVSYEAGCEGVVLLKNNEVLPISKDTTIALFGTGQIETIRGGTGSGETHPMYTINFLDGVVERGLNFDKELAQFYRAKIEELRNGEYRITRGQWNEEIKPKLPENLFIVSQLEDIAKRNDVAIIFITRISGEGYDRRAEKGDYYLTDDEYELIKNVSETFHKYGKKSLVVLNIGSPIEVESWKELTDGILLVWQPGQEAGRIFADVISGKVNPSGKLATTFPKDYKDVPSRSFPGEPKENPTSVTYDEGIYVGYRYYDTFRVEPSFEFGFGLSYTKFEYSNLNLYKDGSSIVVCFDVKNVGNVPGKEITQLYVRAPRVKIDKPYQELKGFFKTDTLAPGEMQKVKITVQISDLASFDGEKWVVEEGIYEFRVGASSRDIRLKGTLNL; from the coding sequence ATGGATATGTTAGATATTGAAAAGGTCATTAGTCAGATGACCCTTGAAGAAAAGATACACTTTGTTGTTGGTGTTGGTGTACTTGGAATTGAAGACAATCCAAAAGCACGTGTCAGTGGTGCTGCAGGTGAGACTTTTGAAATTCCAAGACTTGGAATTCCAAGAACCGTTTACGCAGATGGGCCAGCAGGTTTGAGAATAGATCCAGAAAGGGAAAGTGATGAAAGAAAATACCATGCAACAGCGTTTCCAGTTGAAACGATGCTTGCTTCAACGTGGAATAAGAACATTTTGAAAAAAGTGGGAGAGGCGATGGGCGAAGAGGTGAGAGAGTACGGAGTTGATGTGTTACTGGCTCCGGCTATAAATATACACAGAAACCCACTGTGCGGTAGGAATTTCGAGTACTATTCAGAAGACCCATTATTGACCGGTGAACTGGCAGCAAGTTTTGTTGAAGGTGTACAATCACAAGGTGTTGGTGCTTGTTTGAAGCATTTCGTTGTCAATGAACAAGAGACCAATAGAATGACTGTAGATACAATCGTTTCTGAAAGAGCATTAAGGGAAATTTATCTTAAGCCATTTGAAATCGCAATTAAGAAATCTAAGCCATGGACAGTGATGAGTTCTTACAACAAATTGAACGGTTATTACACCTCTCAGAACAGTTGGCTTTTAACGAAAGTTTTGAGATACGAATGGCAATTCGATGGTTTTGTTATGACAGATTGGTTTGCCGGTGATGATGGAGCTAAACAGATGGCTGCAGGTAATGATTTAATCATGCCAGGAAAGAGCCACCAGGTTTTGAAACACAGAAGAAATGAGATAGATGATATAAGAAAGGCTATTGAGAATGGAGAGCTAACAGAAGAGGTACTCAACGAGAGAATTCGAAATATACTAAGAGTACTTGTGAAGATGCCTTCTTTCAAAGGATACAATTATTCCAATAATCCGGATCTTGAGAAGAACGCAAAGGTATCTTACGAAGCAGGTTGCGAAGGTGTCGTATTACTCAAGAACAACGAAGTATTACCGATATCGAAAGATACAACAATTGCACTCTTTGGCACTGGTCAAATCGAAACTATAAGAGGTGGAACGGGAAGTGGTGAAACACATCCGATGTACACTATCAATTTCCTCGATGGAGTTGTTGAAAGAGGTCTTAATTTCGATAAAGAACTTGCGCAATTTTATAGAGCAAAAATAGAAGAGTTGCGAAACGGCGAGTACAGAATAACACGTGGACAGTGGAACGAAGAAATCAAACCGAAATTGCCAGAAAATCTCTTTATTGTTTCTCAATTGGAAGATATAGCCAAGCGAAACGATGTTGCAATAATCTTCATAACGAGGATATCAGGTGAAGGATACGATAGAAGAGCAGAAAAAGGAGATTACTACTTAACCGACGATGAATACGAATTGATTAAAAACGTATCTGAGACATTCCATAAATATGGTAAAAAATCACTTGTTGTACTCAACATCGGTTCTCCTATAGAAGTTGAGAGTTGGAAAGAGTTAACTGACGGAATATTACTGGTTTGGCAACCTGGTCAAGAAGCTGGGAGAATATTTGCCGATGTAATTTCAGGAAAGGTTAATCCATCAGGTAAATTAGCAACAACATTCCCGAAGGATTACAAGGATGTACCGTCAAGGTCGTTCCCTGGAGAGCCAAAGGAAAATCCTACAAGCGTTACATACGACGAAGGAATATACGTTGGATACAGATATTACGATACATTTAGAGTCGAGCCAAGTTTCGAATTTGGTTTCGGACTTTCGTACACCAAGTTTGAATACAGTAATTTGAACCTGTACAAAGATGGTTCTTCGATAGTTGTTTGTTTCGATGTCAAAAACGTTGGAAACGTCCCAGGAAAAGAGATAACACAACTTTACGTTCGAGCACCAAGGGTGAAAATAGATAAACCGTACCAAGAGCTCAAGGGCTTTTTTAAAACAGACACGCTAGCTCCGGGAGAAATGCAAAAGGTGAAGATAACAGTGCAAATCAGTGACCTTGCTTCTTTCGATGGTGAAAAATGGGTTGTTGAAGAAGGTATTTATGAGTTTAGAGTTGGTGCATCATCGAGAGACATACGTTTGAAGGGTACTTTGAATTTGTAA
- a CDS encoding carbohydrate ABC transporter permease, giving the protein MSKVKNFRTSFYYKYLKAPSTKFIIYFILIGVGYAYLYPLLYMITTSFMSVEDLVNPTVNWIPTKITFDNFARAWKVLEATKSLLNSAYMSTIPALFQTFITALIAYGLSRFEFPLKRFWIVLMLATFLIPSQVTLVTKYMLFSRLNLTGTPFVSFLPSLTGQGIRSAIFILLYYNFFNMLPKTFDEAAELDGANSFQIFFKIVFPLSIPAMVTTFIFSLVWYWNETLLTGLLLGNNIRTIPIALRDFVSKYSIMFPSADGSAANRINEGIRMSATLITILPLLITYLILQRQFVESLERTGITGE; this is encoded by the coding sequence GTGAGCAAAGTAAAGAATTTCAGAACCAGTTTTTATTATAAATATTTGAAGGCTCCATCAACGAAGTTCATTATATATTTTATTCTGATAGGTGTTGGATACGCTTACCTTTATCCATTGCTTTACATGATAACAACCTCATTTATGAGCGTTGAGGATCTTGTGAATCCAACTGTTAATTGGATTCCAACGAAAATTACGTTTGACAACTTTGCAAGAGCTTGGAAAGTATTGGAAGCCACAAAATCTTTGTTGAACAGTGCTTACATGTCAACTATTCCGGCGCTTTTTCAAACTTTCATCACAGCTCTGATAGCTTACGGATTATCACGTTTTGAATTCCCATTGAAAAGGTTTTGGATCGTACTTATGCTTGCGACGTTTTTGATACCGTCACAAGTAACACTTGTTACAAAGTACATGCTGTTCAGCAGACTGAACCTTACCGGTACACCATTTGTTAGTTTCCTTCCATCGCTAACAGGTCAAGGTATAAGGAGTGCTATCTTCATACTTTTGTACTATAACTTCTTCAACATGTTACCAAAGACATTTGATGAAGCAGCTGAACTTGATGGTGCAAATTCTTTTCAGATATTTTTTAAAATCGTCTTCCCACTTTCCATACCAGCTATGGTAACAACGTTCATATTTTCGCTGGTATGGTATTGGAATGAAACGTTACTAACAGGACTTTTGTTGGGAAATAACATAAGAACAATACCGATAGCTTTAAGAGACTTTGTGTCTAAATATTCCATTATGTTCCCATCAGCGGATGGCAGTGCGGCAAATAGGATAAACGAAGGGATAAGGATGTCGGCAACGTTGATCACTATCCTTCCGTTGTTGATTACTTATCTGATTTTGCAAAGACAGTTTGTTGAAAGTCTTGAAAGAACTGGAATCACTGGGGAATAA
- a CDS encoding carbohydrate ABC transporter permease: MSKKRRMRKALAGYLYISPWIIGFLIFTAYPFFYSLYLSFFNVNFTVEGIKATFVGLKHYIYAFKTDPSFPINFWNTLLSIVLSTPLILVFSLVVAILLNNKLKARAFFRLVYFLPVVIISGPVISELVANNAAQIVDPRKYFIYNFFTLLPNTISYPFIYMFNNLVLILWFSGVQILFFLAGLQKISGSIYEAAKIDGANSWVIFWKITLPLIKPFVLINAIYTIVDLASFANNPVNTSITQRMFDIDKPYSYSSALS, translated from the coding sequence ATGAGTAAGAAAAGACGTATGAGAAAAGCTTTGGCTGGATATTTGTATATCTCACCATGGATAATAGGTTTCCTAATATTCACAGCCTATCCATTTTTCTATTCGCTGTATCTGAGCTTTTTCAACGTAAATTTCACAGTTGAAGGTATAAAGGCAACTTTTGTTGGTTTGAAACATTATATCTATGCATTCAAGACAGATCCATCGTTTCCAATAAATTTTTGGAATACGTTATTAAGTATTGTATTGTCAACACCGTTGATTCTCGTATTTTCACTCGTTGTAGCGATATTGTTGAATAACAAATTGAAAGCAAGGGCATTTTTCAGGCTTGTGTATTTCTTACCTGTAGTCATAATAAGTGGACCTGTTATATCTGAACTTGTGGCAAACAACGCAGCACAAATTGTCGATCCGAGAAAATATTTTATATACAACTTCTTTACACTCCTTCCCAATACGATAAGTTATCCGTTTATTTATATGTTCAACAACTTGGTGCTTATTTTGTGGTTCTCTGGTGTGCAGATACTATTTTTCTTGGCAGGTCTTCAAAAAATTAGTGGAAGCATCTATGAAGCAGCGAAGATAGACGGAGCAAATAGTTGGGTGATCTTTTGGAAGATAACATTACCATTGATAAAACCATTTGTACTGATAAATGCGATTTACACGATAGTTGATCTAGCTTCTTTCGCAAATAATCCTGTGAACACGAGTATAACTCAGAGGATGTTTGATATAGACAAGCCTTATTCATACTCATCAGCGTTGTCTTAA
- a CDS encoding DUF5696 domain-containing protein has product MKKIVGSNVPVAISLIASDIEKRVIGYRTMPITTFKQIEKIVSELKNSGIGNLKVIINGWQKGGIHGNKISKLSFEDSLGDIDDLINFVKNGKKNGYDVYLLDNVTKVTEKQINLKKEVGINLSQSVIYEDRDNRELWIYRSYYTNIVLASQYVSEKLTKLSEKGISNFALNEYGSKLYGDLKYGHEFFRSDALKLVERTLENISKKTDSLYLSNPNDYTWKYVDGILDIPMNCSQYLFETDTVPFLQIVLSGSIDYFAPYVNNSFFSRIDILKMIEYGALPSFLLTWVDNYLIKKTPLWDYPSTKYEDWKVKITEIYKEVSDALKNVRGSKIIDRFVVEPGIIVVSYNNGKSIVVNYTSKTYILNDQKIKPQSWIVTNSNSINVGVGQNE; this is encoded by the coding sequence GTGAAAAAGATCGTCGGTAGCAACGTGCCTGTTGCAATCTCTCTAATCGCTTCCGATATTGAAAAGAGAGTAATCGGTTATCGTACTATGCCGATAACAACGTTCAAACAGATTGAAAAGATAGTTAGCGAATTGAAAAATTCAGGGATAGGTAATTTGAAAGTGATAATCAATGGATGGCAAAAAGGTGGAATCCACGGGAACAAGATAAGTAAGCTTTCTTTTGAGGATAGCCTGGGTGATATAGACGATTTGATAAACTTTGTGAAGAATGGAAAGAAAAATGGTTACGATGTATACTTATTAGACAATGTGACAAAAGTTACCGAAAAGCAGATCAATTTGAAAAAAGAAGTCGGGATAAACTTGTCTCAGTCGGTTATATACGAAGATAGGGATAATAGGGAACTCTGGATTTACAGAAGTTATTATACAAACATCGTACTTGCAAGCCAGTACGTTTCTGAGAAACTCACAAAGCTGAGCGAAAAGGGAATTTCAAATTTTGCACTTAACGAATATGGTTCGAAGTTGTACGGTGATTTGAAATACGGACATGAATTTTTTAGAAGTGATGCGTTGAAACTTGTTGAAAGAACACTTGAAAACATTTCGAAAAAGACAGATAGCCTATATCTTTCAAATCCTAACGATTACACATGGAAGTACGTTGATGGTATCTTAGATATTCCAATGAATTGCAGCCAATACCTCTTTGAAACAGACACTGTACCGTTTTTACAGATCGTTTTGAGTGGTAGTATAGATTACTTCGCACCTTACGTAAATAATAGTTTCTTTTCACGAATAGATATACTCAAGATGATAGAATACGGCGCATTGCCATCTTTCTTATTAACATGGGTTGATAACTATTTGATAAAGAAGACTCCACTTTGGGATTATCCATCAACAAAATACGAAGACTGGAAAGTAAAAATTACCGAAATTTACAAGGAAGTTAGTGATGCTTTGAAAAATGTTCGCGGATCAAAGATAATTGACAGGTTTGTAGTTGAACCGGGAATCATCGTCGTAAGTTACAATAATGGAAAATCGATCGTTGTTAATTACACATCAAAGACTTACATTCTAAACGATCAGAAAATTAAACCACAATCGTGGATAGTAACTAATTCAAATTCTATAAACGTTGGAGTTGGTCAAAATGAGTAA